One window from the genome of Epinephelus moara isolate mb chromosome 5, YSFRI_EMoa_1.0, whole genome shotgun sequence encodes:
- the patl1 gene encoding protein PAT1 homolog 1: protein MFRFQSLDEDCTLEEEDEGLVEEEDEIDQFNDDTFGAGAIDDDWQEEHKRLAELDERDGLGAGLGLGGGVMGGESDLGGAEDLSSTQVPSSVGHVPHPSSLPTLKFSLSSSRLPPSDVEDRGGGGDLAESLARLILEADPAIAGVGAAERPGPSPGSSGTSLSALQGLDRPRVLPQPSSIPHPTQPHQHPQHPQHQLPPGHSTSGLSPGPPPSSMLSYQQQQHLLRRGTAPMAQMNSHSIWENSMGFGPVSVTPGLVTHMEDSPLMSIIKEVGLPKRPPQGRNDEGRDLSERVPPPRSSSPVIGSPPVRAVPIGTPPKQPMSHALNHQIHHPTAVHVRAPVQHRYPPPFPERVSPNTLLNIANSPLCRGPFPPGVGPVLSQIQRAQLLNSQVAGFPRGGPAPPLLPGGGGFRPFFGGPPPPLGHRMGLPPPHGPPNHTPPIRHNTTHLHPQHRRMLTQRMQNRGGDRGRTGGDRRSRDPYSNLMTQKEKEWVTKIQMMQLQSTDPYLDDYYYQNYYEKMEKRQERERDSSKKEHTTKLITPQVAKVEHTYRPVQFAGSLGKLTVSSVNNPRKMIDAVVTTRTDDEEKREKQVWNKRRQILYTVEKMYSLLLEVQDFEKRFVLAPEEDREALLEQHKINTVQLCNSLREKEWDDRVSDEQCVMIMSVRKGKRLISRLLPFLPSAQAVAVVMAISRNLPALAKKDKQDQVLCWLVEPVSAVIQALSSSALTDLLQELQGNEGQLATVLHNKFGVTLLYLILSEGERMQSTDPNCQLMDDNRWTELVFSVTRELLSVPTSSLSPPLFTPPNLLSLFSRYVDRQRLELLQDKLQISALSR, encoded by the exons ATGTTTCGATTTCAG TCCCTGGATGAAGACTGTACGttggaggaggaagacgagggGCTCgtagaggaggaagatgaaatTGATCAGTTCAATGACGACACCTTCGGAGCCGGGGCCATCG aTGACGACTGGCAAGAGGAACACAAACGCCTTGCTGAGCTCGATGAGAGGGACGGGCTCGGAGCAGGGCTGGGGTTAGGAGGAGGGGTGATGGGAGGAGAATCCGATTTAGGAGGAGCTGAAGACCTGTCCTCCACCCAAGTCCCTTCTTCTGTGGGCCATGTTCCCCATCCATCTTCCCTCCCTACCCTCAAATTCTCCTTGTCTTCCTCCAGACTGCCTCCATCAG ATGTGGAGGAccgaggagggggaggtgaCCTGGCCGAGTCTCTGGCCAGACTCATCCTGGAGGCTGACCCGGCCATCGCTGGGGTCGGAGCGGCTGAGAGACCTGGTCCATCCCCCGGCTCTTCAGGAACCAGCCTGTCTGCTCTGCAGGGCCTGGACCGACCCAGAGTCCTGCCCCAGCCTTCCTCCATCCCACACCCCACTCAGCCGCACCAGCATCCCCAACACCCCCAGCACCAGCTGCCTCCTGGGCACTCCACCTCAG GCCTTTCTCCTGGCCCTCCTCCATCGTCCATGCTCAGctaccaacagcagcagcacttacTGCGCAGAGGGACTGCTCCCATGGCCCAG ATGAACTCTCACAGTATCTGGGAGAACAGTATGGGTTTTGGTCCAGTCAGCGTCACCCCCGGACTGGTCACACACATGGAG gATAGTCCACTGATGTCTATAATCAAGGAGGTGGGCCTCCCTAAACGACCTCCTCAGGGCAGGAATGATGAAGGACGGGATTTGTCAGAGAGGGTCCCACCTCCGCGCTCTTCTTCCCCCGTGATTGGCTCCCCTCCGGTGAGGGCAGTGCCCATCGGGACCCCGCCTAAACAGCCAATGAGCCACGCCCTGAATCATCAG atccACCATCCCACGGCGGTTCATGTGAGAGCCCCGGTCCAGCACAGATACCCTCCTCCTTTCCCTGAGCGTGTGTCACCCAACACCCTCCTCAATATAGCT AACTCTCCTCTGTGTCGTGGTCCGTTCCCTCCTGGTGTTGGTCCTGTCCTGTCTCAGATTCAACGGGCCCAGCTGCTTAACTCTCAG GTGGCTGGTTTTCCTCGCGGTGGTCCGGCGCCTCCTTTGTTACCCGGTGGTGGTGGTTTCAGGCCATTCTTCGGGggccctcctcctccacttggTCACAGAATGGGCCTGCCACCCCCTCACGGCCCCCCCAACCACACACCACCCATCCGGCACAACaccacccacctccacccccagcACCGCCGCATGCTCACCCAGCGCATGCAGAACCGGGGAGG GGACCGTGGCAGGACTGGAGGAGACCGGCGCAGCAGGGACCCCTACAGTAACCTTATGACTCAGAAAGAGAAGGAATGGGTAACTAAGATCCAGatgatgcagctgcagagtACTGACCCTTACCTGGATGACTACTACTATCAG aacTACTACGAAAAGATGGAGAAGCgtcaggagagagagagagacagcagcaaGAAGGAGCACACCACCAAACTGATCACTCCACAGGTCGCCAAAGTTGAACACACCTACAGACCAG TTCAGTTTGCAGGCTCTCTGGGTAAGCTGACAGTCTCCAGCGTTAACAACCCCCGCAAGATGATTGATGCTGTGGTGACGACGCGCACAGATGACGAG gagaaaagagagaagcagGTTTGGAATAAGAGGCGACAGATACTCTACACTGTGGAGAAG ATGTACAGTTTGCTGCTGGAGGTTCAAGACTTTGAGAAGCGCTTTGTCCTGGCGCCAGAGGAGGACAGGGAGGCTCTTCTGGAGCAGCATAAAATCAACACGGTTCAGCTGTGCAACTCTCTGCGAGAGAAGGAGTGGGACGACAG AGTGAGTGATGAGCAGTGTGTGATGATCATGTCAGTGAGGAAGGGCAAGCGACTCATCTCCAGGCTGCTCCCCTTCCTGCCCTCAGCCCAGGCTGTTgccgttgtcatggcgattTCCCGCAACCTTCCTGCCCTGGCCAAGAAGGACAAGCAGGACCAG GTGCTGTGCTGGTTAGTTGAGCCAGTTTCTGCAGTGATCCAGGCGTTGTCGAGCTCCGCCCTCACAGACTTGCTCCAGGAGCTTCAGGGCAATGAGGGCCAACTGGCCACAGTACTGCACAACAag TTTGGTGTGACACTGCTGTATCTGATCCTGAGTGAAGGAGAGAGGATGCAAAGCACCGATCCCAACTGTCAACTCATGGATGACAATCGATG GACTGAGTTGGTGTTTTCAGTAACGAGGGAGTTGCTCAGCGTCCCCACCTCATCCCTGTCTCCTCCCCTCTTCACCCCTCCTAACCTGCTCTCCCTCTTCTCACGCTACGTCGATCGGCAGAGGCTGGAGCTGTTACAGGACAAGCTACA GATCTCTGCTTTGTCCAGGTAG